In one Mucilaginibacter sp. PAMB04168 genomic region, the following are encoded:
- a CDS encoding ATP-binding protein has product MLIVYFLFADFRKEEFVDRMAEKAETTARLLIDVKEITPNTQKTFDQNSINRLYKEKTQVFDEKKKLIYSSSDKGDVRWTDAEFEQLKQEGRVFKNSQEIEVLGLLYQSQRKDYYVLISASDTYGNRKLVYLKYLLLGAFITGTTFVWVLSFSISKKSLEPLDVFRRQIQEIADNELTIRLPQAKREDEINALANSFNQMMDRIDNAYNRQREFTSQASHELRTPVARIAAQVENMLHVHELEPEIRNYLVSVAEDAFHLSEIITSLISFAEVNNHRNSVSFNPVRLDEIIFSAASEVSALDSDFKLKFEIENYSADETDMEIKADDKLLKIVMLNLLKNAFLYSDNQLVECCIKQHNKSIDVVITNTGPVPQVKDTAILFNTFYRGSNIRTKSGTGIGLSIVKRVLDYHHAPISYNIIDSNTNQVVVTFLL; this is encoded by the coding sequence ATGCTTATTGTATACTTCCTGTTTGCTGATTTTAGGAAGGAGGAGTTTGTTGATCGGATGGCCGAAAAGGCCGAAACTACTGCCCGGCTGTTGATTGATGTAAAAGAGATTACACCAAATACGCAAAAAACCTTCGACCAGAATAGTATCAACCGCTTATATAAAGAGAAAACGCAGGTTTTTGACGAAAAGAAGAAGCTTATTTACAGCAGTTCGGACAAAGGTGACGTACGCTGGACCGATGCCGAATTTGAACAATTAAAGCAGGAGGGCCGGGTATTTAAAAACAGCCAGGAGATAGAAGTGTTGGGTTTGCTTTACCAATCTCAACGAAAAGATTACTATGTTCTTATTTCGGCGAGCGATACTTACGGTAACCGGAAACTGGTTTATTTGAAGTATTTATTGCTGGGCGCTTTTATTACAGGAACCACATTCGTTTGGGTGCTATCTTTCAGCATTAGCAAAAAAAGCCTTGAACCATTAGATGTCTTTAGAAGGCAAATACAGGAGATCGCAGATAATGAGCTAACCATAAGACTGCCCCAAGCTAAACGCGAGGATGAGATCAATGCATTGGCTAACTCTTTTAACCAGATGATGGACAGGATCGACAATGCGTACAATCGGCAACGTGAATTTACCAGCCAGGCATCACATGAATTGAGGACTCCTGTTGCACGTATTGCCGCACAAGTCGAAAATATGTTGCACGTTCATGAATTAGAACCCGAAATACGGAATTATCTTGTTAGCGTGGCTGAGGATGCATTTCATCTCTCCGAAATTATTACTTCACTCATCTCTTTTGCCGAAGTAAACAATCACCGGAACTCAGTTTCCTTTAATCCTGTACGGCTAGATGAAATTATATTTAGCGCAGCGTCCGAAGTTTCAGCCCTCGATTCTGATTTTAAGTTAAAGTTCGAGATAGAAAACTATAGTGCTGATGAAACGGATATGGAAATTAAAGCAGATGATAAACTGCTTAAAATAGTTATGCTCAATTTATTGAAGAACGCTTTTTTGTATTCTGATAACCAACTTGTGGAGTGCTGCATCAAACAGCATAATAAAAGTATCGATGTAGTAATAACGAACACCGGCCCGGTACCGCAGGTAAAAGATACCGCTATTTTGTTTAACACTTTTTACCGGGGGAGTAATATCCGGACTAAATCGGGTACAGGTATTGGCTTGAGCATAGTAAAACGTGTTTTAGACTATCACCACGCGCCAATCTCTTATAACATCATCGATTCCAATACCAATCAAGTTGTTGTAACATTCTTGTTATAA
- a CDS encoding multidrug efflux SMR transporter, translating into MKWAYLFAGIVFEVLGTICMKYAEGFTKLIPSILVFVFYGISLAALVFVLEKMEVSIAYGIWASAGTALIAVIGMLFFKESVSLVKILSVSFIILGILGLELFE; encoded by the coding sequence ATGAAGTGGGCATACCTCTTTGCAGGCATTGTATTTGAAGTGTTGGGCACTATCTGCATGAAATATGCCGAGGGCTTTACCAAATTGATCCCTTCTATTCTAGTTTTTGTTTTTTACGGCATCAGCTTAGCCGCCCTTGTTTTTGTGCTCGAGAAAATGGAAGTAAGCATTGCTTATGGCATTTGGGCGTCGGCAGGTACAGCGCTTATTGCGGTTATAGGTATGTTGTTTTTCAAAGAAAGTGTATCGCTGGTTAAAATCTTATCGGTGTCCTTCATCATCTTGGGCATACTTGGGTTGGAACTTTTTGAATAG
- a CDS encoding SDR family oxidoreductase: MEVFLTGATGLVGGEVLVNLSKRTEIEKIYCLIRAVSLDSAKDRLNKIFSLHGDEFDQRKVIPVLGDLFDEKLTAQLICDEQLAGITTIIHSAANTSFAKVKDDLVEKANIGGLTKILLWAKRLQSLDTFMYVGTATICGRDVKHRLVTEEETPNLKANHLVKYTYTKMQGELLLKQHLPENKILVVRPSIIMGDSRNVEPRSPVILWALATMNKLRLVPAEQYSSLDMVPVDFVANVMTQLLFVKRSYNVYHISAGNDACTSALQIANVFDNYFDDMLPHRFIGKGMLNSLKLWAKGKLPVGHELYQHYEYLEHLQYEFEDLSNLRILFAGLDPYIEFAELGQRFDNSRIVKDLGITPSQPGHVYIHNCLHYIERINLLEGAIDP; this comes from the coding sequence ATGGAAGTATTTTTAACAGGAGCTACCGGATTGGTGGGCGGCGAGGTATTGGTAAATCTTTCGAAACGAACTGAAATTGAAAAGATTTACTGCCTCATTCGCGCTGTATCCCTTGATAGCGCCAAAGACAGGCTAAATAAGATATTTAGTCTACACGGAGATGAATTTGATCAGCGGAAAGTGATACCTGTACTGGGCGATCTGTTTGATGAAAAGCTAACGGCTCAACTCATTTGCGACGAGCAGCTTGCGGGTATTACCACTATCATACACTCAGCGGCAAATACCTCTTTTGCCAAGGTAAAAGATGATTTGGTAGAAAAAGCAAACATTGGTGGCCTTACCAAAATCTTATTATGGGCTAAGCGGCTGCAAAGCCTTGATACCTTCATGTATGTAGGCACAGCTACCATTTGCGGCCGGGATGTAAAGCACCGCCTGGTTACCGAAGAAGAAACCCCGAACTTGAAGGCCAATCATCTCGTAAAGTATACTTACACCAAGATGCAGGGCGAATTATTACTGAAACAGCACTTGCCCGAAAATAAGATCTTAGTCGTGCGCCCGTCCATTATCATGGGAGACAGTCGTAACGTAGAACCACGATCACCGGTGATATTATGGGCGCTGGCTACGATGAACAAGCTGCGCCTGGTGCCTGCCGAACAATACTCCTCACTAGACATGGTACCGGTTGATTTTGTGGCTAATGTAATGACGCAGCTACTGTTTGTAAAGCGTAGTTACAATGTTTATCATATCTCTGCCGGTAACGATGCCTGCACATCAGCTTTGCAAATAGCCAACGTTTTCGACAACTATTTTGACGATATGCTGCCTCACCGGTTTATAGGGAAGGGCATGCTAAATTCCCTGAAATTATGGGCGAAAGGCAAGTTGCCCGTAGGGCACGAGTTATACCAGCATTACGAATACCTGGAACACCTGCAATACGAATTTGAGGATTTGAGTAACCTGCGTATCCTGTTTGCCGGTTTAGATCCATACATTGAGTTTGCCGAATTAGGTCAGCGCTTTGACAATTCACGAATTGTCAAAGACTTAGGAATCACGCCGTCTCAGCCAGGCCATGTGTATATTCACAACTGTTTACACTATATCGAAAGGATAAACTTGCTTGAAGGCGCTATTGATCCGTGA
- a CDS encoding response regulator transcription factor has protein sequence MAQILLVEDEDKVASFIKKGLNEHHYQVDVATDGIDGLTRVLQNRYDLLILDVMLPIINGIDLCRQIRQKQPQLPILMLSALGTIDDKVNGLHAGADDYLLKPFHFNELLARIEALLRRGNIADEINHVLTFSDLKLNTWDKTAERAGTKITLTAKEYILLELFLRNPNKLLSREYITEKVWDINFDTGTNMVDVYVNYLRNKVQKNFSTKLIHTVIGMGYILKEQ, from the coding sequence ATGGCGCAAATACTTTTAGTGGAAGATGAGGATAAAGTGGCCTCATTTATCAAAAAGGGGCTTAACGAGCACCATTACCAGGTTGATGTAGCTACGGATGGCATTGACGGGTTAACCCGTGTGCTGCAAAACAGATACGACCTCTTAATTTTAGATGTCATGTTGCCTATCATTAATGGAATTGATCTGTGCCGGCAGATTCGCCAAAAGCAGCCACAATTACCTATCCTCATGCTTAGCGCGCTGGGCACCATTGATGATAAGGTGAACGGCTTACATGCCGGTGCCGATGATTACCTGCTTAAACCTTTTCACTTCAACGAATTATTAGCACGCATTGAAGCTCTACTTCGTCGTGGCAATATTGCTGACGAAATCAACCATGTACTTACTTTCAGCGACCTAAAACTAAATACCTGGGATAAAACCGCTGAGCGTGCAGGCACTAAAATAACGCTGACAGCAAAAGAATACATCCTCCTGGAGCTTTTCCTCAGAAATCCGAACAAACTACTTTCGCGTGAGTACATTACCGAAAAGGTGTGGGACATAAATTTCGATACTGGCACCAACATGGTCGATGTATATGTAAACTACTTGCGCAATAAAGTCCAAAAAAACTTTAGTACCAAACTCATTCATACCGTCATTGGCATGGGATATATTTTAAAAGAACAATAG
- a CDS encoding ATP-binding protein, with protein sequence MKIKTRLSLYFTLISCGALLFVLLGVYIAFYTFSKDDFTNRLSDRIKVASKLYLEADEISKDSLVQVQQQYLEKLPDEVIRVYDESNRSAFNATNGIYWKDDIIKQVRKEGQIEYEEGKRQVLGKYYKDNQGNFVIMASAIDRNFSNRTIRLGKIAAVFFVIFSTALFFAGQWLAKNTLQPIQKVVGQMRQVQSSNLHLRIQSNKNKDEIAELISNFNSLLERLQNAFELQQSFVSNASHELRTPLTSILGEVDVALDKQRTVEEYERVLRSVSTDAMHLQDTITSLMELAQVDFNYTQALLSPLRIDELLWELQEHWLIKKGQGLVNVSFSNFPEDENELIIQGNKPLLHIAFNNIIDNAFKYSAGAPVGIRFDSSHNHVRITVTDTGPGIKPSDSELIFKSFYRADHTSEVPGTGVGLYIASKIIQLCNGTIQVVSDGVLGSSFVIGFAKTV encoded by the coding sequence ATGAAGATAAAGACCAGGCTTTCGTTATACTTCACCCTCATTAGCTGCGGTGCCTTATTATTTGTCCTGTTGGGTGTATATATAGCCTTTTATACTTTTTCTAAGGATGACTTTACCAACCGACTGTCTGACAGGATTAAGGTAGCTTCGAAGCTTTACCTCGAAGCCGACGAGATCAGTAAGGATTCCTTGGTGCAGGTCCAGCAACAGTATTTGGAAAAACTCCCTGATGAGGTGATCCGTGTTTATGACGAATCGAACCGCTCGGCCTTTAACGCCACCAATGGCATTTACTGGAAAGATGACATTATTAAGCAGGTACGTAAAGAAGGACAGATTGAGTATGAGGAAGGCAAAAGGCAGGTGCTGGGTAAATACTATAAAGATAACCAAGGCAATTTTGTGATCATGGCCTCAGCTATCGACCGCAATTTTAGCAACCGCACAATTAGGCTTGGTAAGATTGCCGCTGTTTTCTTTGTCATATTCAGTACTGCCCTGTTTTTTGCCGGGCAGTGGCTTGCAAAAAACACGTTACAGCCAATCCAAAAAGTTGTTGGTCAAATGCGGCAGGTCCAGTCCAGTAACCTTCATTTACGCATCCAAAGCAATAAAAACAAGGATGAGATAGCCGAACTCATCAGTAATTTTAACAGCTTGCTCGAACGGCTTCAAAACGCCTTCGAGTTGCAGCAAAGCTTCGTCTCTAATGCCTCGCACGAACTGCGTACTCCCTTAACCAGTATACTGGGAGAGGTTGATGTAGCCCTAGACAAACAGCGAACTGTTGAGGAGTACGAGCGTGTATTACGATCAGTGTCAACCGATGCCATGCACCTGCAGGATACTATCACAAGTTTAATGGAACTGGCTCAGGTTGATTTCAATTACACTCAAGCTCTTCTATCACCATTAAGGATAGATGAACTGCTATGGGAATTGCAAGAACATTGGTTGATAAAAAAAGGACAAGGGCTGGTCAATGTAAGTTTTAGCAATTTCCCTGAAGATGAGAATGAACTTATTATCCAGGGAAACAAGCCGCTGCTTCATATTGCATTTAATAATATTATTGACAATGCCTTTAAATATTCGGCCGGGGCACCTGTAGGTATTCGATTTGATTCAAGCCACAATCATGTCCGTATCACCGTCACTGATACTGGTCCGGGTATCAAACCTAGCGATTCAGAGCTGATATTCAAGTCATTTTACAGGGCTGATCATACAAGTGAGGTTCCGGGTACCGGCGTAGGCTTGTATATTGCAAGCAAGATCATCCAGTTATGCAACGGCACCATTCAGGTAGTATCTGACGGCGTTTTGGGCAGTTCTTTTGTAATTGGTTTTGCAAAGACCGTTTAG
- a CDS encoding TolC family protein, whose amino-acid sequence MNHIQRSFQLLIPLLFTVLGTGAFAQTDSLHLSFQDAEKLFLQNNLNLLAQKYNVNATQALVQQAGLWDNPVLATDQNITDNSHRFFDHNGNNGQVFVQLSQLIQTAGKRGKQIRVAEDGAKIQQAAFDDLLRNLRYNLQLDFAQAANLIAQRQVYITEIKSATSLVNATDKAYQAGNTSLKDLVRLKALLFNLQNELVESERQLNDLQAELKTILAVKETQFIVPQINAAPTPAVLDATVLAEQAKNTRADYLVNQYTLAQNNDNLALQKALAKPDITMGASYDQNSSYVRHVFGLQLSVPLPLFNRNQGNIKSARLTAQSQEFVLKNNELQVKNDVYNAVQQYRLSQQLLSKNQTDFYERYDQIYNAMLKSFQQRQISLPEFVDFFDSYKETKIKILQLQLNLQKSIADLNYAVGINVIAVP is encoded by the coding sequence ATGAACCATATACAACGGAGTTTTCAACTCCTTATACCATTGTTATTTACCGTATTGGGTACCGGTGCCTTTGCCCAAACCGATAGCCTCCACCTGAGCTTTCAAGATGCCGAAAAGCTGTTTCTTCAAAATAACCTAAACCTGCTTGCTCAAAAATATAATGTAAACGCTACACAGGCCTTAGTGCAACAAGCAGGTCTGTGGGACAATCCCGTTTTAGCAACCGATCAAAACATAACCGATAACAGCCATAGATTTTTTGACCACAACGGCAACAACGGACAGGTTTTTGTACAGTTAAGCCAGCTGATACAAACAGCAGGTAAGCGTGGCAAACAGATTAGGGTAGCCGAAGATGGCGCCAAAATACAGCAAGCTGCCTTTGATGATTTGTTGCGCAACCTGCGTTACAACCTGCAGTTAGATTTTGCGCAGGCCGCCAACTTAATTGCGCAACGCCAGGTTTATATAACAGAAATAAAATCGGCCACAAGCTTGGTTAACGCTACCGATAAGGCCTATCAAGCAGGAAATACCTCTTTAAAAGATTTGGTACGGTTAAAAGCCTTACTGTTTAATTTACAGAATGAGCTGGTAGAGAGCGAGCGCCAGTTGAACGACCTGCAAGCCGAACTGAAAACCATCCTTGCTGTTAAGGAAACACAGTTTATTGTTCCTCAGATAAATGCGGCACCTACTCCAGCCGTGTTAGACGCAACAGTATTAGCCGAACAAGCTAAAAATACCCGCGCCGACTATTTAGTAAACCAGTACACCCTTGCTCAAAACAACGATAATCTTGCCCTGCAAAAAGCACTGGCCAAACCTGATATTACAATGGGTGCCAGCTACGACCAAAACAGCAGTTATGTACGGCATGTATTTGGCCTGCAACTAAGTGTTCCGCTACCGTTATTTAACCGCAATCAGGGCAACATCAAATCTGCGCGTTTAACGGCACAAAGCCAGGAGTTTGTGCTGAAGAATAACGAACTGCAGGTTAAAAATGACGTTTATAATGCGGTACAGCAATACCGTCTTAGTCAGCAACTTTTGAGCAAGAACCAAACCGATTTTTACGAGCGGTACGATCAGATTTATAACGCCATGCTAAAAAGCTTTCAGCAGAGGCAAATCAGTTTACCCGAATTTGTTGATTTCTTCGACTCTTATAAAGAGACTAAGATCAAGATATTACAGCTTCAACTCAACCTGCAAAAATCCATCGCCGATCTCAATTACGCAGTAGGTATAAACGTCATTGCCGTTCCTTAA
- a CDS encoding efflux RND transporter periplasmic adaptor subunit, whose translation MKTTTLYIVMAALVAFTSCQEKKTGTMETKQVCINDSLAKMIKIDTARESSMKNELKLTGEVSFDENNVVKVFPFASGQVMKVNVSLGDKVSQGQVLAVIRSADVAGNYSDLTSAKADLAISKRQLEQAEYLYKNGISSERDYTEAKENYNKAVAANSKVREQIAINGGGNTNAAGTLIVKAPRSGFIVEQNITSGNFIRPDNSSSMFTISNMRDVWIKANVFESDIAKVKVGYAAKITTLAYPDRVFTGKVNNVGSVLDPDSKVMTVRIALANPEMLLKPEMFTNVVISNSESAKAVAIPAASVMFDSGKNYVVVYHSKCNLQVREVSIIKSVEDTTYISSGLKRGDQIVSKNQLLLYNALVQD comes from the coding sequence ATGAAAACAACAACCTTATATATAGTTATGGCCGCTTTAGTGGCCTTTACCTCATGCCAGGAAAAAAAGACCGGCACCATGGAAACCAAGCAGGTTTGCATAAATGATTCACTGGCAAAAATGATCAAAATAGATACGGCCAGAGAATCATCCATGAAAAACGAATTGAAGTTGACCGGTGAAGTATCGTTTGATGAAAATAACGTAGTTAAAGTGTTCCCTTTTGCCAGCGGGCAAGTAATGAAAGTAAACGTTTCCTTAGGTGATAAAGTAAGCCAGGGCCAGGTGCTGGCAGTTATTCGCAGTGCCGATGTGGCCGGCAATTACTCCGACCTTACTTCGGCCAAAGCCGACCTGGCCATTAGCAAGCGCCAATTAGAGCAAGCCGAATACCTGTACAAAAACGGCATTTCGAGCGAGCGCGATTATACGGAAGCTAAAGAAAATTACAACAAAGCCGTTGCGGCTAACAGCAAAGTGCGCGAACAAATAGCCATTAACGGGGGCGGCAATACTAACGCTGCCGGTACACTCATTGTTAAAGCCCCGCGCAGCGGTTTTATAGTGGAACAAAACATCACCTCGGGCAACTTCATCAGGCCCGATAACAGCAGCAGTATGTTTACCATCTCTAACATGAGGGATGTATGGATTAAGGCCAATGTGTTTGAATCGGACATTGCTAAAGTAAAAGTTGGCTATGCAGCAAAGATAACCACCCTTGCCTACCCAGATCGGGTATTTACCGGTAAGGTGAACAACGTTGGCTCAGTGCTCGATCCCGATAGTAAAGTTATGACCGTACGTATAGCGCTGGCCAACCCCGAAATGCTGTTGAAGCCCGAAATGTTTACCAACGTGGTTATCAGCAACAGTGAGTCGGCAAAGGCGGTAGCTATTCCGGCGGCATCGGTGATGTTCGATAGCGGGAAGAACTATGTGGTGGTTTATCACAGCAAATGCAATTTGCAGGTTCGTGAGGTAAGCATCATTAAATCCGTTGAAGATACCACCTACATCTCATCAGGGTTAAAACGGGGCGACCAAATAGTGTCGAAAAATCAATTGCTACTCTATAATGCCTTGGTTCAGGATTAA
- a CDS encoding CusA/CzcA family heavy metal efflux RND transporter encodes MNKLIKNIIYFSLRNRAMVFFMTAVLAVLGVWSYLNTPIETFPDVTNTQIIIIAQWQGHSAEEMEKLVTIPMETVLNSVQKKSNLRTTSSFGLSYVRIIFDDDVDDSFARQQVMSRIMNVELPDGVKPEIEPPYGPTGEIFRYTLKSRTKSIHELTAIQDWILDRQFKAIPGVADVNSFGGEEKTFEVSVNPSLLQKYGLTSLDVYNAINRSNVNVGGDVIEKNDQAFVVRGIGLINNIGEIENIIIKNVNNVPILARNVADIKESGLPRLGQVGRDKHNDVIEGIVVMRKGENPAEVLERIRAKVTDLNRNVLPKDVQISTFYDRTNLIDFCTETVIHNLVEGIVLVTVIVFLFMADWRTTLTVAIIIPLALLFAFICLRLKGMSANLLSMGAVDFGIIIDGAVVMVEGIFVALDHKAKEVGMERFNKLAKLGLFKNVGAEMGKAIFFSKLIILTCLIPIFAFQKVEGKMFSPLAYTLGFALLGALLFTLTLVPALSSILLRKNVKEKHNPVVIFFENSIRRMFGFTYRNQKLSLIISLVFMSLTFASAKLLGTEFLPQLNEGALWVTAQMPTSTSLESSVNTTNKMRDILMSFPEVKQTLSQVGRTNDGTDPKGFFNVQIQVDLLPKKQWKRHINQEELIAEMDKKLSQFPGIIYNYSQPIIDNVAEAVAGVPASMAVKIFGPDFDVLDHKADAVMGVLKHIQGVEDLGVLRNLGQPEFRIELDQQKMARYGVATADANSVIEMAIGGKAASQLYEGERKFDIRLRYQKQFRNTQEKIENLMVPTLNGSKIAIKEISAIKEVTGPAFIFRDNNTRYIAVKFSVRGRDLGSTIAEAQQKVGRAVKLEQGYSFTWNGEFENQIRASKTLTQVVPGCLVVIFLILFVTFGNAKDAILVLMNVPFALIGGILALHITHTNFSISAGIGFIALFGVCIQNGVILISVFRKNLLEGMQLDEALLTGVISRVRPVVMTALMAAIGLVPAAISTGIGSETQKPLAIVVIGGLVTSTILTLLILPVIYAIVYKLIHRRENRKLLKKLNVLK; translated from the coding sequence ATGAACAAGCTCATTAAAAACATAATTTACTTCTCGCTACGCAACAGGGCCATGGTTTTTTTCATGACCGCTGTGCTGGCCGTTCTCGGGGTATGGAGTTACTTAAATACGCCTATTGAAACTTTCCCCGATGTTACCAACACCCAAATCATCATTATAGCGCAATGGCAGGGTCACAGTGCCGAGGAAATGGAAAAGCTGGTGACTATCCCTATGGAAACGGTATTAAACTCGGTGCAAAAAAAATCTAATTTGCGCACTACCTCTTCATTCGGTTTATCTTACGTACGCATTATTTTTGATGATGACGTAGACGACTCTTTTGCCCGCCAGCAGGTCATGAGCCGGATAATGAACGTGGAATTGCCCGATGGTGTAAAACCCGAAATTGAACCGCCTTATGGCCCAACCGGCGAAATTTTCAGATACACATTAAAAAGTCGTACCAAATCTATTCACGAATTGACAGCCATACAAGACTGGATTTTAGACCGCCAGTTTAAAGCCATACCTGGCGTGGCCGATGTAAACAGCTTTGGCGGTGAGGAAAAAACTTTTGAAGTAAGCGTAAATCCATCATTGCTGCAAAAATACGGCTTAACCTCGCTCGATGTATATAATGCCATTAACCGCAGCAACGTAAACGTGGGCGGCGATGTAATTGAAAAGAACGACCAGGCTTTTGTGGTACGTGGTATTGGCTTGATTAATAATATAGGCGAGATAGAAAACATCATTATAAAAAATGTGAACAACGTGCCCATACTGGCGCGTAATGTGGCCGATATTAAAGAAAGCGGATTACCGCGCCTGGGCCAGGTAGGCCGCGACAAGCATAACGATGTAATTGAAGGTATTGTAGTTATGCGCAAAGGTGAAAACCCTGCCGAGGTACTGGAACGGATCCGTGCTAAGGTAACCGACCTTAACCGGAACGTTTTGCCTAAAGATGTTCAGATCTCTACCTTTTACGACCGTACCAATCTTATTGATTTTTGTACCGAAACCGTAATACATAACCTTGTTGAAGGTATTGTACTGGTAACTGTTATTGTGTTCCTGTTTATGGCCGATTGGCGTACAACGCTTACTGTGGCTATTATCATCCCGCTGGCGCTGCTGTTTGCCTTTATATGTTTACGCTTAAAAGGCATGAGTGCCAATCTGCTTTCGATGGGAGCGGTAGACTTCGGGATTATTATAGATGGGGCAGTGGTAATGGTGGAAGGTATTTTTGTAGCCCTCGATCATAAGGCCAAAGAGGTGGGCATGGAGCGTTTTAATAAACTGGCTAAACTGGGTCTGTTTAAAAACGTGGGAGCTGAGATGGGCAAGGCTATCTTTTTTTCCAAACTCATTATCTTAACCTGTTTAATCCCCATTTTTGCCTTTCAAAAGGTAGAAGGTAAAATGTTTTCACCCTTGGCCTACACTTTAGGTTTTGCGTTACTGGGGGCATTGTTATTTACTTTAACCCTGGTGCCGGCACTTTCAAGCATATTGCTGCGCAAAAACGTTAAAGAAAAGCATAATCCGGTGGTCATCTTCTTTGAGAATAGTATCCGTCGTATGTTCGGTTTTACGTATCGTAACCAAAAGCTGAGTTTAATCATCTCGCTGGTGTTTATGTCGCTAACGTTTGCATCGGCTAAGTTGCTGGGCACCGAGTTTTTACCGCAATTAAATGAAGGGGCGTTATGGGTAACTGCGCAAATGCCCACGAGCACTTCATTAGAAAGTTCGGTGAATACTACCAACAAAATGCGTGATATTTTGATGAGTTTCCCGGAGGTAAAGCAAACCCTGTCGCAAGTGGGCCGCACCAATGATGGTACCGACCCCAAAGGATTTTTTAACGTTCAGATTCAGGTTGACCTGCTGCCTAAGAAACAATGGAAGCGCCACATTAACCAGGAAGAATTGATTGCCGAAATGGATAAAAAGCTGAGCCAGTTTCCGGGTATTATCTATAACTACTCGCAGCCTATAATTGACAATGTGGCCGAGGCGGTTGCGGGTGTGCCTGCATCAATGGCCGTTAAGATCTTTGGGCCCGATTTTGATGTGCTAGACCACAAGGCCGATGCTGTTATGGGCGTTTTAAAACACATACAAGGCGTTGAAGATTTAGGTGTGCTTCGCAATTTGGGTCAGCCCGAGTTCAGGATAGAACTGGACCAGCAAAAAATGGCTCGCTATGGGGTTGCTACTGCCGATGCCAACTCGGTTATAGAAATGGCCATAGGTGGTAAAGCTGCTTCCCAATTGTACGAAGGTGAGCGCAAGTTCGATATCAGACTCAGGTATCAAAAGCAATTCCGTAATACGCAGGAAAAAATTGAGAACCTGATGGTGCCTACTTTAAACGGTTCAAAAATTGCCATCAAAGAGATCTCTGCCATAAAAGAAGTGACCGGCCCTGCATTTATTTTCAGGGACAACAATACCCGTTACATAGCAGTTAAGTTTTCAGTGCGCGGCCGCGATTTGGGCAGCACCATAGCTGAAGCGCAGCAAAAAGTTGGTAGAGCTGTAAAACTGGAACAAGGCTACAGCTTTACCTGGAACGGTGAATTTGAGAACCAGATCCGTGCGTCTAAAACCTTAACGCAAGTGGTGCCGGGCTGTTTGGTAGTTATATTTTTGATCTTGTTTGTAACTTTTGGTAATGCTAAAGATGCTATACTAGTATTGATGAACGTGCCTTTTGCCTTAATAGGCGGGATATTAGCCTTGCATATTACACATACCAACTTTAGCATTTCGGCAGGCATTGGATTTATCGCCTTGTTTGGGGTATGCATTCAAAACGGAGTCATCCTCATCTCTGTATTCCGTAAAAACCTGTTGGAGGGCATGCAACTGGACGAAGCCTTACTAACCGGCGTGATATCGCGCGTGCGCCCCGTAGTTATGACCGCCCTGATGGCGGCCATTGGCTTAGTGCCTGCGGCCATTTCAACCGGCATTGGTTCCGAGACTCAGAAGCCATTGGCCATAGTGGTTATAGGTGGACTGGTGACCTCCACCATTTTAACCCTGCTGATATTGCCGGTGATATATGCCATAGTATATAAACTGATCCATCGCCGCGAAAATAGGAAGCTATTGAAAAAGCTTAATGTTCTTAAATAG